A portion of the Lolium rigidum isolate FL_2022 chromosome 1, APGP_CSIRO_Lrig_0.1, whole genome shotgun sequence genome contains these proteins:
- the LOC124684479 gene encoding auxin-responsive protein SAUR71-like, whose protein sequence is MRELIRRLSFSDRVSDGSGGVPRGCVPLLVVGDGDEESERFVVRVEALRHPSLAALLEMAAQEFGYKQEGILRVPCAVHQFKQALSTAGAVSTKY, encoded by the coding sequence ATGAGGGAGTTGATTCGGCGGCTGAGCTTCTCGGACCGGGTGagcgacggcagcggcggcgtgccACGCGGGTGTGTGCCCCTGCTCGTGGTTGGCGATGGCGACGAGGAAAGCGAGCGGTTCGTGGTGCGGGTGGAGGCGCTGCGGCACCCGTCGTTGGCGGCGCTGCTGGAGATGGCCGCGCAGGAGTTCGGGTACAAGCAGGAGGGCATTCTCCGCGTCCCCTGCGCCGTCCACCAGTTCAAGCAGGCGCTCTCCACCGCCGGCGCCGTCTCCACCAAGTACTGA